From a region of the Methanolinea sp. genome:
- the brxD gene encoding BREX system ATP-binding protein BrxD: MPIPQGDPIEKRRLESLNIINALRRGTVPAGGLERIAVGVDLEEDVIGAQFDYVAKGGGDLKFVRGDYGSGKTFLVARSLEIARGKGFVTAHVTISPSAPLYRQKNIYQQICASLRTREEEHALKAVIDSWLFSIEERLLRVSDHHLEEESLEKATLKEIETALASISEMNSSLAAALRTYYRANNAGDFQTAQSAIGWISAEPNIGREFKQKAGIRGDVDETYALIFLKGLVRIIVNAGYAGLAVAIDELETTQVLPRNQRDKAYNTLRLLVDSLDRGDLPYCYFVFTGTPAFFEGPRGVRSLPSLADRIGITGTSEFKNPRQPQIVLSRFDASKLEQVAQKVIRIYSEAYAEVDQNRVSHRFIRTMIGKVTGKFGGRVDVIPRIFLKEFMDVLDKCELYEDYDPWESYQFDARHLKGELREEEEAVMVVEF, translated from the coding sequence ATGCCTATACCGCAGGGTGACCCAATCGAGAAGAGACGTCTCGAAAGCCTGAATATTATTAACGCTCTCAGGCGGGGGACGGTCCCTGCCGGCGGTCTTGAACGGATAGCCGTTGGTGTCGATCTGGAGGAGGACGTAATAGGCGCCCAGTTCGACTATGTTGCAAAGGGAGGTGGCGATCTCAAGTTCGTCCGCGGAGACTACGGGAGCGGAAAAACCTTCCTTGTTGCCCGATCGCTCGAAATCGCCAGGGGGAAAGGGTTTGTCACCGCCCACGTGACGATCTCCCCTTCGGCACCGCTCTACCGGCAAAAGAACATCTACCAGCAGATCTGTGCAAGCCTCAGGACCCGGGAGGAAGAGCATGCCCTCAAGGCGGTCATTGACAGCTGGCTCTTCTCAATAGAAGAACGACTGCTGCGGGTGAGCGATCATCACCTCGAGGAGGAGAGCCTGGAGAAGGCAACCCTCAAGGAGATCGAGACCGCCCTTGCCAGCATCTCCGAAATGAATTCCTCGCTTGCCGCAGCGCTTCGAACTTACTACCGGGCAAATAACGCCGGCGACTTCCAGACCGCACAGTCGGCAATCGGGTGGATCAGTGCCGAACCAAACATCGGCCGGGAATTCAAACAGAAAGCGGGAATCAGGGGGGACGTGGACGAGACCTACGCCCTCATCTTTCTCAAGGGGCTGGTCAGGATCATCGTCAACGCGGGCTATGCCGGCCTCGCGGTTGCCATTGACGAGCTCGAGACTACCCAGGTTCTCCCGAGAAACCAGCGGGATAAAGCCTATAATACTCTCCGGCTCCTGGTAGACTCGCTAGACCGCGGCGACCTCCCGTACTGTTACTTCGTCTTCACTGGCACTCCGGCGTTCTTTGAAGGCCCCCGGGGGGTCCGCTCCCTGCCTTCCCTCGCAGACCGTATAGGTATCACCGGGACCAGTGAGTTCAAAAATCCCCGCCAGCCCCAGATCGTCCTCTCCCGGTTCGATGCAAGTAAGCTCGAACAGGTTGCCCAGAAGGTCATCCGGATCTATTCTGAAGCATACGCAGAGGTTGACCAGAACCGGGTCTCGCACCGGTTCATCCGGACCATGATCGGGAAGGTGACGGGAAAATTCGGAGGCAGAGTGGATGTCATCCCGCGAATTTTCTTAAAAGAGTTTATGGATGTCCTCGACAAGTGCGAGCTGTATGAGGACTATGATCCCTGGGAGAGTTACCAGTTCGATGCTCGCCACTTGAAGGGGGAACTCCGCGAGGAGGAAGAGGCGGTCATGGTTGTCGAGTTCTGA
- a CDS encoding substrate-binding domain-containing protein — protein MQYTRFLFVISAVMIVVAGITFSGCTTPTPPTPTPPQQDLLIATTTSLYDTGLLDHLGGIFGPEYNANLRVTAKGTGQALELGQNGDVDVVMVHDRVREDTFLQNGYGVDRRVFAFNYFIIVGPPSDPANTRNMTATQAFDTIYKKAQTNPKVVFVSRGDASGTHAREQFLWKNAGYNYSAIQVSGPWYVESGTGMGATLLIAEEKNAYTLSDVGTFLAYKGNLSLVPLVDQGDELLNVYSAMIVNPAKFPDTKVQLSKDWINWLISSKGQDLIANYGVSTYGQPLFHPALGKWELLGVSQAETQDPIP, from the coding sequence ATGCAGTACACAAGGTTTCTGTTCGTAATCAGCGCCGTGATGATCGTTGTGGCTGGAATTACTTTTTCCGGATGCACGACTCCGACGCCCCCGACTCCCACTCCGCCACAGCAGGATCTGCTCATCGCCACTACGACAAGCCTCTATGATACCGGTCTCCTGGATCACCTGGGTGGTATCTTCGGGCCGGAGTATAATGCGAACCTGCGGGTAACTGCCAAAGGAACAGGGCAGGCCCTGGAACTGGGACAGAACGGCGATGTGGATGTCGTCATGGTTCATGACCGCGTACGTGAGGACACTTTCCTCCAGAACGGGTATGGTGTTGATCGGCGCGTGTTTGCTTTTAACTATTTCATTATTGTTGGCCCGCCTTCGGACCCGGCTAACACCAGGAACATGACAGCGACCCAGGCTTTCGACACCATTTACAAAAAAGCCCAGACGAATCCCAAAGTCGTCTTTGTCTCCCGCGGAGATGCTTCCGGCACCCATGCCAGGGAACAGTTCCTCTGGAAGAACGCCGGGTATAACTACTCCGCGATCCAGGTATCCGGGCCCTGGTATGTTGAGTCTGGGACCGGAATGGGAGCGACGCTGTTAATCGCCGAAGAGAAGAATGCTTATACCCTTTCTGATGTCGGTACCTTCCTTGCGTATAAAGGGAACCTTTCCCTCGTGCCTCTGGTAGATCAGGGAGACGAGCTGCTCAACGTTTACAGCGCGATGATCGTCAATCCAGCCAAGTTCCCCGATACCAAAGTCCAGCTCTCGAAAGACTGGATTAACTGGCTGATTTCGTCAAAAGGCCAGGATCTTATCGCCAATTATGGGGTCAGTACGTATGGGCAACCGCTCTTCCATCCTGCCCTCGGTAAATGGGAGCTCCTTGGTGTGAGCCAGGCTGAGACTCAGGATCCGATTCCGTGA
- a CDS encoding ABC transporter permease, which produces MAGFLEGLSPIWQGLLQAFNLLISLDAQILRITALSLIITMSAVIIGSLISIPLGSVIAYGKFRGRNTLIWLIQTLYAFPTVVIGLIVFLFIRKTGPFGPLNLLFTPQGMIIGQTVLVLPIITGLTISALVAVDLTIRDTITSLGATRLQFLISALKEARFAIFAAIALAFGRAISEVGAAIIIGGNIASPGNFWTSTRTLTTAITLETGKGDIALSIALGIILLLIALVINVIISIVQNR; this is translated from the coding sequence ATGGCCGGGTTTCTGGAAGGACTCAGTCCAATCTGGCAGGGATTACTGCAGGCATTCAACCTGTTAATCAGCCTCGATGCACAGATACTGCGCATCACAGCACTCAGCCTGATCATCACGATGAGCGCCGTGATCATCGGTTCCCTCATATCAATCCCTCTCGGTTCAGTTATCGCGTATGGAAAATTCAGGGGCAGGAATACACTGATTTGGTTAATCCAGACCCTCTATGCTTTCCCCACGGTGGTTATCGGACTGATTGTTTTCCTCTTCATCCGTAAAACCGGCCCTTTTGGACCCCTGAACCTACTCTTTACTCCGCAGGGCATGATCATCGGCCAGACGGTCCTTGTGCTCCCTATCATCACCGGTTTGACGATATCGGCGCTGGTTGCGGTTGATCTCACCATCCGGGATACCATTACGTCACTTGGGGCAACAAGGTTACAGTTCCTGATATCGGCCCTTAAAGAGGCCAGGTTTGCTATTTTCGCCGCCATTGCCCTGGCATTCGGCCGGGCCATATCAGAGGTCGGAGCAGCCATCATTATCGGCGGCAACATCGCAAGCCCGGGTAACTTCTGGACATCAACAAGGACCCTTACTACCGCAATTACTCTTGAAACCGGGAAGGGAGATATAGCCCTCTCAATCGCTCTAGGGATTATTCTCCTGCTCATCGCCCTCGTCATCAACGTGATCATAAGCATTGTTCAGAACCGGTGA
- a CDS encoding ABC transporter ATP-binding protein, producing MIEIRDVYKQFGEKKVLKGINATIKQGEVFTVIGPSGEGKSTLLRLINLLDNPTSGSILLEGVDIHRSREQQAIRRKMAMVFQKPVVFSSSVYENIAYGLHFRHVDRDTIRRKVGQALEVIDMVGFDERKAKSLSGGEMQRVALARAMVTEPELLLLDEPTANLDPLATHKIEELVRHYNRASGTTVIMSTHDMQQGQRLATRIGVIMQGQFAQIGTPREVFGSPSEKKVANFVGIKNILIGTITEQREGIATMTADGITLDAVTSLPVGTPVWASILPEDITLLLSHGKQTSARNVFSGRIIHFAPRGPLLSVTVDCGAKLSATVTWRSAEEMKLKIGDEVRLSFKASTVHVMADRGVGSE from the coding sequence ATGATTGAGATACGGGACGTGTACAAGCAATTTGGTGAAAAAAAAGTCCTGAAAGGTATCAATGCCACCATCAAACAGGGTGAGGTGTTCACCGTTATCGGCCCTTCCGGCGAGGGGAAGTCCACGCTACTCCGGCTGATCAACCTGCTTGATAACCCCACCTCAGGCTCGATCCTCCTTGAGGGAGTCGATATCCATCGGAGTCGCGAACAGCAGGCCATCCGCAGGAAGATGGCCATGGTCTTCCAGAAACCTGTAGTGTTCAGCTCCTCGGTCTATGAGAACATCGCTTACGGCCTGCATTTCAGGCATGTCGATCGGGATACCATACGAAGAAAGGTCGGGCAAGCCCTCGAAGTGATTGACATGGTCGGGTTTGACGAAAGGAAAGCCAAATCACTCTCGGGTGGCGAGATGCAGCGGGTGGCCCTGGCCCGGGCCATGGTGACCGAACCCGAGCTCCTCCTGCTCGATGAGCCTACGGCAAACCTCGACCCGCTGGCCACCCATAAGATCGAAGAACTGGTCCGGCACTACAACCGGGCATCCGGTACAACGGTTATCATGTCAACACATGATATGCAGCAGGGTCAGCGCCTGGCAACCAGGATAGGCGTAATAATGCAGGGGCAGTTTGCCCAGATCGGTACACCACGGGAGGTGTTTGGCAGTCCATCGGAAAAAAAAGTGGCGAATTTTGTAGGTATCAAGAATATCCTGATCGGGACGATCACGGAACAGAGGGAAGGGATTGCTACCATGACCGCCGATGGTATCACCCTCGATGCAGTTACTTCTTTGCCGGTCGGAACACCGGTCTGGGCATCCATCCTGCCCGAAGATATCACACTCCTACTGTCCCATGGTAAACAGACCAGTGCCAGGAATGTTTTTTCCGGCCGCATTATTCATTTCGCCCCCCGTGGCCCTCTCCTGAGTGTTACCGTGGATTGTGGTGCAAAGCTTTCGGCCACAGTAACCTGGAGATCTGCCGAAGAGATGAAGCTTAAAATAGGAGACGAAGTACGCCTATCGTTTAAAGCAAGCACCGTTCATGTAATGGCAGACAGGGGAGTTGGATCAGAATGA
- a CDS encoding sulfate transporter, whose amino-acid sequence MTQIEDKNPLCFNLSELAGSFGDYGTIIPLVLAMAAVSDLDISYIFLFFGIWFAITGLYYRLPIPIEPMKAVAVIVIAGTLTTGEIAASGLILGLIFLMLGFGAVMTVLDRWIPRNVIRGIQLGLALLLLRSSATFITGDPAFFILGVAIIVLFFFLARRLSIPDISALIVIALAAVIGIVKLGLPGLHFIGPPHLIVPGLEDYGRALTDLVVPQFGLTIANSILATALLSIDLFSRETSPKYLSRTIGLMNLTTVPFGGIPMCHGAGGYAAQYRFGARTGGANIIAGAIFVVFALFFASPEILTLISPGFYGALLVFVAIELGRHGLRTDSYAVTFLIAVLALISGMTIAFLIGLVAAYLLPWLEKKYRGKAAQGPLGQD is encoded by the coding sequence ATGACACAGATAGAAGACAAAAACCCCCTGTGCTTCAACCTCTCCGAGCTAGCCGGCAGTTTTGGGGATTACGGGACTATCATCCCCCTCGTTCTGGCCATGGCCGCTGTATCCGACCTTGATATCAGTTACATCTTCCTCTTTTTCGGCATATGGTTCGCCATTACAGGTCTTTACTACCGCCTGCCTATACCGATCGAGCCGATGAAGGCGGTGGCAGTCATCGTGATCGCCGGCACCCTTACCACCGGAGAAATTGCGGCATCCGGCCTGATCCTCGGCCTCATCTTTCTCATGCTCGGTTTTGGGGCCGTGATGACTGTTCTCGACCGGTGGATACCGCGAAACGTTATCCGCGGAATACAGCTCGGTCTTGCCCTCCTCCTCCTTAGGTCGTCAGCAACCTTTATTACCGGCGATCCGGCTTTTTTTATCCTCGGTGTGGCCATCATCGTGTTGTTCTTCTTCCTTGCCCGGAGACTCTCGATCCCTGACATTTCAGCCCTGATCGTCATCGCCCTGGCAGCAGTCATCGGGATCGTAAAGCTGGGGCTTCCCGGGCTTCACTTCATTGGCCCCCCGCACCTCATCGTCCCAGGGCTTGAAGACTATGGTAGAGCTCTTACCGACCTGGTTGTGCCCCAGTTCGGTCTGACCATCGCCAATTCAATCCTTGCCACCGCTCTTCTCTCCATCGATCTCTTTTCACGGGAGACCTCTCCCAAGTACCTTTCCCGGACCATCGGTCTGATGAACCTGACCACCGTGCCTTTTGGAGGAATACCTATGTGCCACGGTGCTGGAGGTTATGCCGCCCAGTACCGGTTCGGGGCCAGAACGGGTGGGGCGAATATCATCGCTGGAGCAATATTTGTTGTATTCGCCCTCTTCTTTGCAAGTCCGGAGATCCTGACCCTGATTTCACCCGGTTTCTACGGTGCGCTGTTGGTCTTTGTGGCCATCGAACTGGGCCGGCACGGTCTCAGGACCGACTCATACGCCGTCACATTCCTTATTGCTGTTCTGGCGCTGATCAGCGGGATGACCATAGCCTTCCTCATTGGCCTTGTCGCAGCCTATCTTCTTCCCTGGCTGGAGAAAAAGTATCGGGGGAAGGCCGCACAGGGTCCACTTGGTCAGGATTGA
- a CDS encoding uridylate kinase: MKHARFDVTSKLRGESLVRRGLLEKYEGKPQIRLMPDLNVVKIGGHGIIDYGKEILLPLLDEIGELSRQNPILVVTGGGVRVRHVLDVGLDLGMPTGILAELAGKISEQNAIMVSTLLSRWKGMRIHTSDLLELPMLMGLGVLPVTHGTPPYGLYEQPPEIGAIPPNRTDTGAFLAAEVLGARNLILVKNVDGLYTDNPFTNPEAKLIPDITASELLAMNLEDLVLERRVVELLRYAKNIHEVKIVNGHKPGSIRNTLAGEKPGTVIRAR, encoded by the coding sequence ATGAAACATGCAAGGTTCGATGTGACCAGTAAATTGCGGGGGGAGTCGCTGGTCCGACGGGGTTTGCTGGAAAAGTACGAAGGAAAGCCCCAGATCCGGTTGATGCCCGACCTGAATGTCGTAAAAATCGGTGGGCACGGGATCATCGATTACGGAAAAGAGATCCTCCTTCCTCTTCTCGATGAAATTGGTGAGCTTTCTCGCCAGAACCCAATCCTGGTGGTCACTGGCGGGGGGGTCAGGGTCCGGCATGTCCTTGATGTCGGCCTCGATCTTGGTATGCCGACCGGAATCCTTGCCGAGCTTGCCGGAAAGATCAGCGAACAGAATGCAATTATGGTATCAACCCTGCTCTCGCGATGGAAGGGAATGCGGATACATACCAGCGATCTCCTCGAACTGCCCATGCTTATGGGGCTTGGCGTTCTTCCTGTAACCCATGGAACTCCCCCATATGGATTGTATGAACAACCGCCCGAGATTGGGGCCATACCTCCCAATCGGACCGATACCGGTGCATTCCTCGCCGCCGAAGTCCTCGGCGCCAGGAACCTTATCCTAGTAAAGAACGTGGATGGACTCTATACCGACAATCCCTTCACAAATCCCGAGGCAAAACTCATTCCCGATATCACGGCATCCGAACTTCTGGCCATGAACCTTGAAGATCTTGTCCTAGAGAGAAGGGTCGTTGAGCTGCTCCGGTACGCGAAAAATATCCACGAAGTGAAAATCGTGAACGGGCACAAACCAGGGAGTATCCGGAACACACTTGCCGGGGAAAAGCCCGGGACGGTCATACGGGCGCGATAG
- the modA gene encoding molybdate ABC transporter substrate-binding protein, with protein sequence MMNKPDLIIIGIIAILAAGCITPGGHEIVPDQPKAGSLYVYSGAGLKAPMLEIGETFQNMTGVRVEYNFQGSGALISQMELSRKGDVFIPGGTPDYTAAQNRSLVTEPRYIAYHIPVIAMKKGNPKNITSINDFTKDGVRLALGDPSATAIGKSTVKLLKGHGITEAVEKNVVTRGATNQELVTAVVMGTADATITTLDMINPETMDFIPIPVEENLALIIPIGTTTFTDQETLARMFVDFVASDRGKAIFVRHGFPSYPDPLYAGVTP encoded by the coding sequence ATGATGAATAAACCAGATTTAATTATCATTGGGATAATTGCGATCCTGGCTGCCGGTTGTATCACCCCGGGAGGACACGAAATCGTCCCTGACCAGCCCAAAGCAGGCTCCCTCTATGTCTATTCCGGTGCCGGCCTGAAAGCCCCGATGCTCGAAATCGGGGAGACGTTCCAGAACATGACCGGCGTGCGTGTTGAATACAATTTCCAGGGATCTGGTGCCCTCATCAGCCAGATGGAGCTCAGCCGTAAAGGCGATGTATTTATTCCAGGTGGAACCCCGGACTATACCGCAGCACAGAACAGGTCGCTTGTCACCGAACCGCGTTATATAGCCTACCACATCCCGGTCATCGCCATGAAAAAGGGCAACCCGAAGAATATCACATCGATAAACGATTTTACGAAGGATGGTGTGCGGCTTGCACTCGGTGATCCAAGCGCTACCGCGATCGGGAAGTCAACCGTTAAACTGCTCAAGGGACATGGGATAACAGAGGCAGTCGAAAAGAACGTGGTCACCAGGGGAGCAACAAATCAGGAACTCGTAACCGCGGTGGTCATGGGAACAGCGGATGCCACCATAACCACACTCGATATGATAAACCCTGAAACAATGGACTTCATCCCTATTCCGGTTGAAGAGAACCTCGCCCTGATTATCCCCATTGGGACAACCACGTTTACAGACCAGGAAACACTGGCCCGCATGTTCGTGGATTTCGTAGCCTCCGATAGGGGGAAGGCGATCTTCGTGCGGCACGGCTTCCCCTCCTACCCGGATCCTCTTTATGCTGGTGTTACTCCATGA
- the tsaA gene encoding tRNA (N6-threonylcarbamoyladenosine(37)-N6)-methyltransferase TrmO, with the protein MKGAAGSRREVSCPVIGVIHTPFSDPSKTPIQGIFSRARGTIELYKEYAPGLRHLDTFSHCLLIYHFHRAPGVMLAEKPMVNGQEPHGIFSTRHFNRPAHLGLTLVRIIRAEGNRLDVEGVDMLDETPLLDIKPFISSFDAAPGASTGWVTAGHIDQIRNQSASFQE; encoded by the coding sequence ATGAAGGGTGCTGCAGGCTCCAGGCGCGAGGTCTCATGCCCCGTCATCGGGGTCATCCATACCCCATTCTCTGATCCTTCAAAAACTCCCATCCAGGGTATCTTTTCCCGCGCCCGTGGAACCATTGAACTGTACAAGGAATATGCGCCGGGGCTCCGCCACCTGGATACGTTCTCCCACTGCCTGCTCATCTATCATTTTCACCGGGCCCCTGGGGTAATGCTGGCTGAAAAACCAATGGTTAACGGCCAGGAACCCCACGGGATCTTTTCCACACGCCATTTCAACCGACCGGCCCACCTGGGGCTTACTCTGGTCAGGATCATCCGGGCAGAAGGAAACAGATTGGATGTGGAAGGTGTGGATATGCTGGATGAGACACCGCTGCTTGATATCAAGCCGTTCATCTCTTCTTTCGATGCGGCACCGGGTGCATCCACCGGGTGGGTAACTGCCGGACATATTGATCAGATCAGGAACCAGAGCGCCTCTTTCCAGGAATGA
- a CDS encoding ABC transporter permease subunit, which translates to MILYPPTGALVQSLHSAEILFAIMLSLVTSVISTCLCALVAIPVAYSLARGTFPGKRAATILLNIPLALPPLVAGVALLIFFGPSSIGQFLEAVGVSVVFTPLGIIVALFFVNVPYLIRVLRSTFEDINPRFEHVARTLGCSEWRAFRRVTLPLARHGLGAGLVITWSKCIGEFGAVLILAGATRMKTETLPIALFLNMSTGEIELAIAAAIILIGISLASLLILEYFSSDSCFF; encoded by the coding sequence ATGATCCTGTATCCTCCAACCGGCGCGCTCGTCCAGAGTCTGCACTCCGCGGAGATCCTCTTCGCCATCATGCTCTCGCTCGTAACATCGGTCATCTCAACCTGCCTCTGTGCCCTTGTCGCTATCCCGGTTGCTTATTCCCTTGCCCGGGGAACGTTCCCAGGCAAACGGGCAGCTACCATCCTGCTGAATATCCCCCTCGCCCTCCCACCGCTCGTTGCCGGGGTCGCTCTCCTCATTTTCTTCGGACCATCGAGCATCGGGCAGTTCCTTGAAGCGGTAGGAGTGTCGGTAGTATTTACACCGCTCGGTATCATCGTTGCCCTGTTCTTTGTGAATGTCCCGTACCTGATCCGGGTTCTTCGTTCAACATTCGAGGATATCAATCCCCGTTTTGAACACGTCGCACGAACGCTTGGATGTTCCGAATGGCGGGCATTCCGGAGGGTTACCCTGCCGCTTGCCAGGCATGGGCTAGGTGCCGGCCTGGTCATTACCTGGTCAAAATGCATCGGAGAATTCGGCGCCGTCCTGATCCTTGCCGGAGCCACGAGAATGAAGACCGAGACTCTCCCCATTGCCCTCTTCCTGAACATGTCAACCGGGGAAATCGAGCTGGCCATCGCTGCGGCAATCATCCTGATCGGTATCTCACTGGCATCGCTCCTGATCCTCGAATACTTCTCATCTGATTCCTGTTTCTTCTAG
- a CDS encoding ABC transporter ATP-binding protein yields MLVLTAVNKRFGEFTLRNVSLTIREGEYFMILGPTGAGKTILLETIAGIHMPDSGTITLSGLDITRLPPEQRGISIVYQDVMLFPHLTVFENIAFGLKEQRLSVGEIAERVSAMADLMGISSLLERLPQTLSGGEQQRAAMARALVMCPRFLLLDEPMSALDAASRMRLRQELKRIHRNTGTTMIHITHYFEDLFPLADRLAVMQDGAIVQTGTPEEIFNHPKSDFVAHFTGMENIFRGRAVRRDDEVEIDLGPIVLHAVTPFEGDVIAGIRADELILSPGPFDSTARNTFRGTVSEIQANGAFSRVVVDVGIPLCGIITRQSLFRLGLAPGQEITVIFKASAVHVFPA; encoded by the coding sequence ATGCTCGTGCTCACTGCGGTTAACAAGCGCTTCGGTGAATTCACTCTCAGGAATGTCAGTCTCACTATCAGGGAGGGGGAGTATTTCATGATACTTGGACCAACGGGTGCGGGAAAGACCATCCTCCTGGAGACCATTGCCGGCATCCATATGCCTGATTCGGGGACCATCACACTCTCCGGGCTTGACATTACCCGGCTCCCCCCTGAACAACGGGGAATCTCCATTGTGTACCAGGACGTCATGCTCTTTCCCCACCTCACGGTCTTTGAGAACATCGCTTTCGGCCTCAAAGAGCAAAGGTTGTCAGTGGGGGAAATCGCGGAACGGGTGAGCGCAATGGCGGATCTCATGGGGATTTCCAGCCTCCTAGAGCGATTGCCGCAGACCCTTTCAGGGGGGGAGCAGCAGCGTGCAGCAATGGCGCGAGCACTTGTGATGTGCCCCAGGTTCCTCCTTCTCGATGAACCGATGAGTGCCCTTGACGCGGCATCACGGATGCGCCTTCGCCAGGAGCTGAAGCGAATCCATCGGAATACCGGGACGACCATGATCCACATCACCCACTACTTCGAGGATCTCTTTCCCCTCGCTGATCGACTGGCCGTAATGCAGGACGGGGCAATCGTCCAGACCGGGACACCGGAAGAAATTTTCAACCACCCTAAGTCGGATTTCGTTGCCCACTTCACAGGAATGGAAAACATCTTCCGGGGCAGGGCTGTCCGGAGGGACGATGAAGTGGAAATTGATCTCGGCCCGATTGTTCTGCATGCAGTAACGCCGTTTGAGGGCGATGTGATAGCCGGTATCCGGGCTGATGAGCTGATCCTGTCCCCTGGACCATTCGATTCCACAGCACGAAACACGTTCCGCGGTACGGTGAGCGAGATCCAGGCAAACGGCGCTTTTTCCAGGGTTGTGGTTGACGTCGGGATTCCCCTCTGCGGCATCATCACCCGGCAGAGCCTGTTCCGGCTGGGGCTGGCACCAGGACAGGAGATAACCGTGATCTTCAAGGCCTCGGCGGTCCACGTCTTCCCCGCATGA
- a CDS encoding DNA topoisomerase IV subunit A → MSRSQLDNLATERLVGIARKWYRQMAGGEIPSISLPTRTKQNIAYDDETEVWKYGNRESTRSAGTAKSALHLLKMAWVIWFLKNQISENRSSTLRELYYISEGWKKAKFQAQDESNFLIEDLEILTDMQREAFHLRPEEDGATIFGPLRLKELTRRGARDIHCQDDVGEAGYQIPTNVENIELLDHDAQFVIAIETGGMYARLIENGFDSEFRAILVHLKGQPARSTRRILNRINDQFGIPVVVFTDGDPWSYRIYASIAYGAIKSAHISDLLATPKAQFIGVQPSDIRDYNLPSDHLNEKDIAALKSELTDPRFSSDYWKEQIGLQLTLNLKSEQQAFAARGLDFVTKEYLPARLSVMGVL, encoded by the coding sequence ATGTCTAGGTCGCAGCTTGACAACCTGGCAACTGAGCGTCTGGTCGGGATCGCCAGAAAGTGGTACAGGCAGATGGCCGGTGGAGAAATACCGTCAATCTCGCTTCCGACCCGTACCAAACAAAACATCGCGTACGATGACGAAACGGAGGTCTGGAAATACGGGAACCGCGAGAGTACCCGGTCGGCCGGGACTGCAAAAAGCGCCCTCCACCTCCTTAAGATGGCCTGGGTCATCTGGTTTTTGAAAAACCAGATCAGTGAGAACCGGTCATCGACGTTAAGAGAACTCTATTACATATCCGAGGGATGGAAGAAAGCGAAGTTCCAGGCCCAGGACGAGAGCAACTTCCTCATCGAGGATCTAGAGATCCTGACCGATATGCAGCGCGAAGCGTTCCACCTCAGGCCTGAAGAGGACGGAGCAACCATCTTCGGCCCCCTGCGGCTTAAAGAGCTGACCCGCAGGGGTGCCCGCGACATCCATTGCCAGGACGATGTAGGGGAAGCCGGCTACCAGATACCGACGAATGTCGAGAACATCGAGCTCCTTGACCACGATGCACAGTTTGTGATCGCCATCGAGACCGGCGGCATGTATGCACGCCTGATCGAGAACGGCTTTGACAGCGAGTTTCGCGCGATTCTCGTCCACCTCAAGGGGCAGCCTGCTCGATCAACCCGCCGCATCCTCAACCGCATCAATGACCAGTTCGGCATCCCGGTCGTGGTTTTCACCGATGGTGACCCCTGGTCCTACCGCATCTATGCCAGCATTGCATATGGTGCCATCAAGAGCGCTCATATCTCGGATCTCCTGGCCACCCCGAAAGCCCAGTTCATCGGTGTCCAGCCAAGCGATATCCGGGACTACAACCTCCCTTCAGACCACCTCAATGAGAAAGATATTGCCGCCCTGAAGAGTGAGCTCACCGATCCGCGATTCTCTTCAGATTACTGGAAAGAACAGATCGGGCTCCAGCTCACACTCAATCTCAAGTCCGAACAGCAGGCCTTCGCGGCAAGAGGGCTCGATTTCGTAACGAAGGAGTATCTCCCGGCACGGCTCTCTGTCATGGGTGTGCTGTAA